Proteins found in one Pristiophorus japonicus isolate sPriJap1 unplaced genomic scaffold, sPriJap1.hap1 HAP1_SCAFFOLD_58, whole genome shotgun sequence genomic segment:
- the LOC139254817 gene encoding probable G-protein coupled receptor 139 — MHAPVTGPVFAIYYPIFAAIAVPANLVAIVILFRGRCGLSRCITQYLLSMAVTDLLVVVTAVIFNRIRGIYFPVTFLTTTPGCSTSAILTYAARDSSVWLTVAFTFDRCVAICCRKLKTKYCTEKTAVLIIGTVCMLSCAKNVPCYFIYEPLFMINNVPWYCSMKPIFYTSVGWAAFDWLDRILTPCVPFVLILLLNALTIRHILAASKARRRLRAHRNGEFHSDPEMESRKKSIVLLLSISGSFILFWMTYVINLLYVRFTKGNYFAGSDFNDPRFILQESGYMLQLLSCCTNTCIYAGTQSKFREELKNAVKYPLALITKFIK, encoded by the exons ATGCATGCCccagtaactggtcctgtctttgcCATTTACTATCCGATTTTTGCAGCTATCGCTGTTCCTG CTAATttggtggcgattgtgatcctgttccgaggaaggtgcggtctctccagatgtatcactcagTACCTGTTGTCCATGGCTGTGACGGATCTTTTGGTGGTTGTCACTGCAGTGATATTCAATCGGATCCGTGGTATTTATTTCCCAGTTACTTTTCTGACCACGACTCCAGGCTGCAGTACGAGCGCCATCTTGACTTATGCTGCCAGAGACAGTTCCGTCTGGTTAACAgtcgctttcacctttgatcgatgtgTAGCCATTTGTTGCCGAAAGCTTAAAACAAAATATTGCACAGAGAAAACGGCAGTCTTGATTATCGGAACGGTTTGTATGCTGAGCTGTGCGAAGAATGTACCCTGTTACTTTATATATGAACCATTGTTCATGATAAACAACGTACCGTGGTATTGCAGCATGAAACCAATCTTTTATACTTCAGTTGGTTGGGCAGCATTTGACTGGCTGGACCGTATTCTGACCCCATGTGTACCTTTCGTTCTGATTTTGCTGCTAAATGCTCTGACCATTCGACACATTCTCGCGGCCAGtaaagcccgcaggagactccgggcccaCAGAAATGGAGAGTTTCACagcgacccagagatggagagccggaAAAAGTCCATCGTTTTACTGCTGTCGATATCGGGCAGTTTCATTCTGTTTTGGATGACGTATGTTATCAATTTGTTGTATGTACGATTTACAAAGGGTAATTATTTTGCAGGTTCCGATTTCAATGATCCGAGGTTCATTCTGCAGGAAAGCGGATATATGCTTCAGCTTTTAAGCTGTTGCaccaacacgtgtatttatgcaggaACCCAaagtaaattcagagaggagttaaaGAATGCAGTGAAATATCCATTAGCACTAATTACGAAATTCATTAAATAA